In the Synechococcus sp. Nb3U1 genome, one interval contains:
- a CDS encoding four helix bundle protein, whose translation MIYRYASQLPKEETYGMRSQLTRAAVSIPANIAEGQARHSTGEFLQFLGIARGSLAELETLLILCGNLNLLPQENVNDALSACDEIGKLLTGLVKSLRR comes from the coding sequence ATGATCTATCGCTATGCATCGCAATTGCCCAAAGAAGAGACCTATGGGATGCGCTCTCAACTGACGCGGGCGGCGGTGTCGATCCCGGCCAACATCGCCGAGGGGCAGGCGCGTCACAGCACCGGGGAGTTTCTTCAGTTTCTGGGCATAGCACGGGGATCCCTAGCTGAATTGGAGACGCTGCTGATTTTGTGCGGGAACTTGAATCTCTTGCCCCAGGAGAACGTCAACGACGCATTGAGCGCCTGCGACGAAATCGGGAAATTGCTGACCGGGCTCGTGAAATCATTGCGTCGCTGA